A stretch of the Tannerella serpentiformis genome encodes the following:
- a CDS encoding Dps family protein, whose translation METKASIIESLADLLANRQVSYTNLRGLHWDIKGDKFYELHALYEEYYNGEAEAIDELAERIVMLGGHPENRFSEYLKVAEIKETHNVSDWKQGVDQVLATWKMLQAKYHALDKLATAAGDVTTHSIVEHHLSAIEANLWKLGAYAS comes from the coding sequence ATGGAAACAAAAGCATCAATCATCGAGAGTCTGGCCGATCTGCTGGCCAACCGTCAAGTGAGCTACACGAACCTGCGTGGTTTGCACTGGGACATCAAGGGCGACAAGTTCTATGAACTGCACGCTCTCTACGAAGAGTATTACAATGGCGAAGCCGAGGCCATCGACGAGTTGGCTGAGCGCATCGTCATGCTGGGTGGCCACCCGGAGAACCGTTTCTCGGAATACCTGAAGGTGGCTGAGATCAAGGAGACACACAACGTGTCAGACTGGAAGCAGGGCGTTGACCAAGTACTGGCTACTTGGAAGATGCTCCAGGCCAAGTATCACGCGCTGGATAAGCTGGCTACGGCTGCTGGCGACGTGACAACGCATTCGATCGTTGAGCATCACCTGTCGGCGATCGAAGCCAACTTGTGGAAATTGGGTGCATACGCATCTTAA